Proteins from a single region of Weeksella virosa DSM 16922:
- a CDS encoding TonB-dependent siderophore receptor: MRKNKLLLSTFALFASHLLFAQDATEKKDTVRELEGVEVFGDRNKNQRGLESITRFPVNPNDQIQTISILSEKLIEDQGALSITDVARNVPGVTLFASYGGNRESMSIRGYRGTPILRNGVRQDSDFRTASGIADMQGIESVQVIKGSAAITQGVGNGLGAAGGVINLVTKTPRFVNQRNIGLRVGSWNQIRTTFDVQQVLDNNRKLAARLTGAYQQMDSYRDVVNNKKFYIQPSIAWRPDSKTEFVAEMDYLKFDGVPDRGTVNLGPNNVNALYDIGKKFLGFDTDFDKTEAITYSLRGTRQLTDNITARIAYYSSINERDSQGAILSLPRGSKDYAIRNRALSRSFKDDRNSTIQVDLMGKDFQFGIVKWNWQLGYDYTTVRVDNRRVNFGTADKPVTRIDVDQINVLDNFTNQMPNNFDWGKMQLNNFSPLQKDFFYGFMTQHHLAITDYVKLVGALRWSYSGQNSDDVIDPMLGLMISPTKNISLFGSYTTTSSLRGASNPLQNGGTVGISRTKQFEFGVKTDWFEDRLRANVTYFDMNNENLSYQVYEGTTPTGLYDLAGNLKRKGVEVEVTGRPLQNLQVILGYAYLDVRYNNSPSYVNGSRPMNAPYNTANAWLQYKFRNTNSFIDGLSLSAGVYYVGSRPTNEFTKLPFIHDTDPNTKPFNMPEYTTLNAQVGYSLKRFDFRLFFNNITDEIGYNSYFRGGYINQIDPFNMAGQVIFKF, from the coding sequence ATGAGAAAAAATAAACTCCTTTTGTCAACATTTGCATTATTTGCCTCGCACTTACTTTTTGCTCAAGATGCTACCGAAAAAAAAGACACCGTTCGTGAGCTAGAAGGTGTCGAAGTTTTTGGAGATCGAAATAAAAATCAACGCGGATTAGAATCAATCACTCGATTCCCTGTGAATCCGAATGATCAAATCCAAACAATTTCTATCCTCTCAGAAAAACTAATAGAAGATCAAGGAGCGCTAAGCATTACCGATGTTGCACGCAACGTTCCTGGTGTTACTTTGTTTGCATCGTACGGTGGAAATAGAGAATCTATGTCGATTCGTGGTTACCGAGGAACCCCAATTTTACGCAACGGTGTCCGCCAAGACTCTGACTTCCGTACAGCTTCTGGGATAGCTGATATGCAAGGGATAGAATCTGTACAAGTTATCAAAGGTTCTGCTGCCATTACGCAAGGTGTAGGGAACGGTTTGGGAGCTGCAGGAGGAGTAATCAACTTAGTAACCAAAACGCCTCGTTTCGTGAACCAAAGAAATATTGGATTACGTGTAGGATCTTGGAACCAAATAAGAACTACTTTTGATGTACAACAAGTTTTGGATAATAACCGAAAACTGGCTGCTCGATTAACGGGTGCTTACCAACAAATGGATAGCTACAGAGATGTTGTTAACAACAAAAAATTCTACATTCAGCCATCGATTGCTTGGCGCCCAGATAGCAAAACAGAATTTGTTGCCGAAATGGATTATCTAAAATTTGATGGTGTTCCGGATCGTGGTACTGTAAACTTAGGACCAAACAACGTAAATGCACTTTACGATATCGGTAAAAAGTTTTTAGGTTTTGATACTGATTTTGATAAAACAGAAGCCATAACTTACTCTCTTCGTGGTACTCGCCAATTAACCGATAATATAACTGCACGTATAGCCTATTACTCTTCAATAAACGAACGCGATTCGCAAGGTGCTATATTATCATTACCAAGAGGATCTAAGGATTATGCGATTCGTAATCGTGCATTGTCGAGAAGTTTCAAAGACGATAGAAACTCAACCATCCAAGTAGATTTGATGGGGAAAGACTTCCAGTTTGGTATCGTGAAATGGAATTGGCAATTAGGCTATGATTACACCACAGTACGTGTAGATAATAGAAGAGTAAACTTTGGTACTGCAGATAAACCCGTAACAAGGATTGATGTTGATCAAATCAATGTATTGGACAACTTTACTAATCAAATGCCAAACAATTTTGATTGGGGAAAAATGCAATTGAATAATTTTTCTCCATTACAGAAAGATTTCTTCTACGGTTTCATGACCCAACATCATTTAGCGATAACAGATTATGTGAAATTGGTCGGAGCTTTACGCTGGTCATACTCAGGTCAAAATTCAGATGATGTAATCGACCCTATGCTTGGCTTGATGATTTCTCCTACCAAAAACATCAGCTTATTTGGATCTTATACGACAACATCTAGTTTGAGAGGTGCTTCGAATCCTTTACAAAATGGTGGAACAGTAGGTATATCAAGAACCAAACAATTTGAGTTTGGAGTGAAAACAGATTGGTTCGAGGATCGTTTACGTGCCAATGTCACCTACTTCGATATGAATAATGAGAATCTTTCGTATCAAGTTTATGAAGGAACCACTCCAACTGGTTTGTATGATTTGGCCGGAAATCTAAAACGCAAAGGTGTAGAGGTTGAAGTTACGGGACGTCCGTTACAAAACCTACAGGTTATCTTGGGATATGCGTATCTAGATGTACGATATAATAATTCTCCGTCGTATGTAAACGGATCACGTCCTATGAATGCTCCTTATAATACGGCAAATGCTTGGTTGCAATACAAATTCAGAAATACCAATAGCTTTATTGATGGTTTATCACTTTCTGCAGGTGTTTATTATGTTGGTTCTCGTCCGACCAACGAGTTTACAAAATTACCATTTATCCATGATACAGATCCTAACACAAAACCATTCAACATGCCAGAATACACAACGCTAAATGCACAAGTTGGTTACTCGCTGAAACGTTTTGACTTCCGTTTGTTCTTCAACAACATTACAGACGAAATCGGATACAACTCATATTTCCGCGGAGGATATATCAACCAAATAGATCCGTTTAATATGGCTGGACAAGTTATTTTTAAATTTTAA
- the rsmD gene encoding 16S rRNA (guanine(966)-N(2))-methyltransferase RsmD: protein MRIISGEFKGKRISAPANLPVRPTTDFAKEGLFNVLNNEWYFDEITVLDLFAGTGNITYEFASRGAKHITAVDQHNGCIRFINETACKIRAQDRIDAIKADVYKFLERKATQTFDIIFIDPPYQYSLEDFQKVLQLIKANGWLAEEGTLIMEHPKEYSFDDLEGFVLHKKYGNVHFSFFS from the coding sequence ATGCGTATAATTTCTGGAGAATTCAAAGGAAAAAGAATTTCGGCTCCGGCCAATTTACCGGTTCGTCCGACCACAGATTTTGCCAAAGAAGGTTTGTTCAATGTCCTCAATAATGAATGGTATTTTGATGAAATAACCGTTTTGGATCTTTTTGCTGGGACAGGAAATATCACATACGAGTTTGCTTCTCGTGGTGCTAAACATATTACAGCTGTTGACCAACACAATGGTTGCATTCGGTTTATTAACGAAACTGCTTGTAAGATTAGAGCACAAGATCGCATCGATGCAATAAAAGCAGATGTTTATAAATTTCTAGAAAGAAAAGCAACGCAAACATTCGATATTATCTTTATCGATCCACCATATCAATATTCTTTAGAGGATTTTCAGAAAGTTTTGCAACTCATCAAAGCCAATGGTTGGCTGGCCGAAGAAGGAACCTTGATAATGGAACATCCGAAAGAATATTCATTTGATGATCTGGAAGGTTTCGTCTTGCACAAAAAATATGGTAACGTACACTTTAGTTTTTTTTCTTAA
- a CDS encoding TlpA family protein disulfide reductase — protein MKTTKQLSFLLVFLMGCMMVFGQANNEIPKKVPTFEYINLLKENIFSDKNLPKKGQTLFIYYTTECIHCQIAVQHMNDNSEKFKNTNLIFVSTYPKDKVLEFFDIYGENFKNAKNVTLLLDSNDEFIFNFNPQSFPSFYLYDKDKNLVTYKKGSLEFRDLFSYLKK, from the coding sequence ATGAAAACAACAAAACAGCTTAGTTTCCTTTTAGTATTTCTTATGGGCTGTATGATGGTTTTTGGGCAAGCCAATAACGAAATCCCTAAGAAAGTGCCGACCTTTGAATACATCAACCTTCTGAAAGAGAATATTTTTTCTGATAAAAATCTTCCTAAAAAAGGACAAACTCTTTTTATTTATTATACCACAGAATGTATTCACTGCCAAATAGCTGTGCAACATATGAATGATAATTCAGAAAAATTCAAGAACACCAATTTGATATTTGTTTCTACCTACCCAAAAGATAAAGTGCTAGAGTTTTTTGATATTTATGGTGAGAATTTTAAGAATGCTAAAAATGTAACGCTTCTTTTGGATTCGAATGATGAGTTTATTTTCAATTTCAATCCACAATCCTTCCCTTCTTTCTATCTGTATGATAAGGATAAAAACTTGGTAACCTACAAGAAGGGCTCTCTCGAGTTTCGTGATTTATTTTCTTACTTGAAAAAATAA
- a CDS encoding DUF3822 family protein, translated as MHAENTKSLALLLTPTSLIYATLKDTEQEINFQNVQVFRTEHTATKIAEKDIVEELKSNLVFRQSYHRIHLAFLTNQMQLIPNEFLDLPFEQLMQLPNENTTSGEKKNYLDSPLDSLNASIVYEISTTIKDALLEIESLRNVQLFHSGKLFLDHLHPSGEDEEMFLNLHQQQLEIAVYKQAQLQYYAVFPLQSIDDFLYFTLVVLTQLELDYTHCSVYCFGEITASSDYYQQLKKQIRNVHLGLKDENYCENFTLYNLF; from the coding sequence ATGCATGCAGAAAACACAAAATCTTTGGCGTTGTTACTAACCCCGACAAGCCTTATTTACGCAACCTTGAAGGATACCGAACAGGAAATTAACTTCCAAAATGTTCAGGTTTTTCGGACAGAACATACAGCAACAAAAATTGCCGAGAAAGATATTGTCGAAGAACTGAAAAGCAATTTAGTTTTCAGGCAATCCTATCATCGTATACATTTAGCCTTTCTGACTAACCAAATGCAATTAATCCCGAATGAGTTTCTAGATCTTCCGTTCGAGCAACTAATGCAACTTCCTAATGAAAATACGACAAGTGGCGAAAAGAAAAATTATCTCGATAGCCCACTCGATTCTTTGAATGCAAGCATTGTGTATGAAATTTCGACTACGATAAAAGATGCATTACTAGAAATAGAAAGCTTACGAAATGTTCAGCTGTTTCACTCAGGGAAATTGTTTTTAGACCATTTACATCCGTCTGGTGAGGATGAAGAAATGTTTCTCAATCTACATCAACAACAATTAGAGATTGCAGTTTATAAGCAAGCTCAACTGCAATATTACGCAGTATTTCCGTTGCAGTCTATCGACGATTTTTTATATTTTACGCTGGTTGTTCTCACACAATTAGAGCTGGATTATACCCATTGTTCTGTCTACTGTTTCGGAGAAATTACTGCAAGTTCTGATTATTATCAGCAATTAAAAAAACAAATTCGCAACGTTCATCTAGGACTGAAAGACGAAAATTATTGCGAAAATTTCACCTTATATAATTTATTCTAA